A genome region from Jeotgalibacillus aurantiacus includes the following:
- a CDS encoding methionine gamma-lyase family protein: protein MMFKTDFAPQLEKWIRNAEEKISPVHLAIEKRAEHNQEKVLNAFLKNKISDSHFIPTTGYGYDDQGRGALEAVFADVFGADAALVRPQIISGTHAISIALFGVLRPGDELLYITGKPYDTLEEIIGIRGTDNGSLKDFGIHYNQVDLTSDGKIDLEKVVTSIRPETKMIGIQRSKGYAVRPSFTIEDIREAVSQIKEAYPDVVIFVDNCYGEFVETEEPCAAGADLIAGSLIKNPGGGLAKTGGYLAGTNELIKQCSYRMTSPGIGAEAGASLYSLQEMYQGFFLAPHVVSQALKGAVFTSALLEEAGMTTTPSWNEVRTDLIQAVEFGDRERMIAFCQAIQAASPVNAQFAPQADYMPGYEDDVIMAAGTFIQGSSIELSADGPLRPPYAAYVQGGLTYEHVKIAVSRALQSLIAQDLIK, encoded by the coding sequence ATGATGTTTAAAACAGATTTTGCACCACAACTTGAAAAGTGGATCAGAAACGCTGAGGAAAAAATCAGCCCGGTCCATCTCGCAATTGAAAAACGTGCTGAACACAATCAGGAAAAAGTGCTGAATGCTTTTTTGAAAAATAAAATCAGTGACAGTCATTTTATACCGACTACCGGATATGGATACGATGATCAGGGGAGAGGTGCTTTGGAAGCAGTATTCGCTGATGTGTTCGGTGCAGACGCAGCCCTTGTTCGTCCTCAGATTATTTCAGGAACGCACGCCATCAGCATCGCGCTGTTTGGTGTGTTGCGCCCTGGTGATGAACTGCTTTATATCACGGGGAAACCGTATGATACCCTGGAAGAAATTATTGGTATCAGGGGGACGGATAACGGTTCTCTAAAAGATTTTGGCATTCATTATAACCAGGTTGACTTGACGTCTGATGGGAAGATTGATCTTGAAAAAGTGGTGACAAGCATCCGTCCTGAAACGAAAATGATCGGGATCCAGCGATCTAAAGGTTATGCGGTAAGGCCGTCATTTACAATAGAGGATATAAGAGAAGCGGTCAGTCAGATTAAAGAGGCATACCCGGATGTAGTGATATTTGTAGACAATTGTTACGGAGAATTTGTGGAAACAGAGGAGCCGTGCGCTGCCGGTGCAGATCTGATTGCAGGTTCATTGATTAAAAACCCGGGAGGCGGACTTGCCAAAACAGGCGGTTACCTTGCCGGCACAAATGAGCTGATTAAGCAATGTTCTTACCGCATGACGTCTCCCGGGATCGGGGCTGAAGCAGGTGCGAGTCTTTACTCGCTTCAGGAAATGTATCAGGGGTTTTTCCTCGCACCGCACGTCGTCAGCCAGGCACTCAAAGGAGCTGTTTTTACATCTGCGCTGTTGGAGGAAGCAGGTATGACAACAACACCATCGTGGAATGAAGTCAGAACAGATTTAATTCAGGCTGTGGAGTTTGGGGACCGCGAGAGAATGATTGCGTTTTGTCAGGCAATCCAAGCCGCATCCCCGGTAAATGCTCAATTTGCCCCTCAGGCGGATTATATGCCGGGATATGAGGATGATGTGATCATGGCAGCAGGTACTTTTATCCAGGGGTCTTCTATTGAACTGTCAGCTGACGGGCCGCTGCGTCCGCCTTACGCAGCATATGTTCAGGGAGGCTTAACGTATGAGCATGTGAAAATTGCTGTCAGCCGTGCCCTTCAATCCCTGATTGCACAGGATCTAATTAAATAA